In Halosegnis marinus, one genomic interval encodes:
- a CDS encoding secondary thiamine-phosphate synthase enzyme YjbQ, protein MRFEVETESPVDTVDVTDRVAGGIPRGRNGTVTVFCRHTTAGVVVNEAEPRLLADIESFADALAPGAGWSHDEIDDNADAHLKSMLLGRSVTLPVMDGALDLGTYQSVLLVDCDGPRVRSLDVV, encoded by the coding sequence ATGCGCTTCGAGGTCGAGACCGAATCACCCGTCGATACCGTCGACGTGACCGACAGGGTCGCCGGGGGCATCCCCCGCGGCCGCAACGGCACCGTCACCGTCTTCTGCCGACACACCACCGCCGGCGTCGTCGTCAACGAGGCCGAGCCGCGACTGCTCGCCGACATCGAGTCGTTCGCCGACGCGCTCGCGCCCGGCGCCGGGTGGAGCCACGACGAGATCGACGACAACGCGGACGCCCATCTGAAGTCGATGCTGCTCGGGCGCTCGGTGACGCTCCCCGTGATGGACGGCGCGCTCGACCTCGGCACCTACCAGTCCGTGCTCCTCGTGGACTGCGACGGGCCGCGGGTTCGCTCGCTCGACGTGGTGTAG
- a CDS encoding DASH family cryptochrome has protein sequence MDTAVVWFRRDLRLHDNETLVRALADADEVVPLYVFDPDEYADSRYVEEPKTGPYRARFVRESVADLRANLRARGGDLLVRHGDPREVVPAVASEYDADAAYAQTMPATEELTVENGTKAALAEDGVPLERFWTHTLYHVNDLPTPVDDIADTYTPWRKEVENGAEVRETFETPPSVPTPEFDPGDLPSLDDLGIEGRDVDDRAAIDFRGGESAGRERLQAYVWEADRLRRYKETRNGLLGPDFSSKLSAWLSQGCLSPRYVSEEVDRYEAERVANDSTYWLVFELLWRDFFQFQFIKHGGDFFGEQGIRGSAAGKEWRRDGAAFERWAAGETGVPFVDANMRELNETGYMSNRGRQNVASFLADVLGIDWRRGAAYFESRLTDYDVCSNWGNWAYQAGVGNDSRDNYFNVLSQAERYDSNAEYVTHWLPELDGLPPEFAHRPWRMDEGTQAEYGVQLGLDYPAPMLDVEEWYRMH, from the coding sequence ATGGACACCGCAGTCGTCTGGTTCCGCCGGGACCTCCGCCTCCACGACAACGAGACGCTCGTCCGCGCGCTCGCCGACGCCGACGAGGTCGTTCCGCTGTACGTCTTCGACCCCGACGAGTACGCCGACTCGCGGTACGTCGAGGAGCCCAAGACCGGCCCCTACCGGGCGCGGTTCGTCCGCGAGAGCGTCGCGGACCTCCGGGCGAACCTCCGGGCGCGCGGCGGCGACCTGCTCGTCCGTCACGGCGACCCGCGCGAGGTCGTCCCCGCCGTCGCGAGCGAGTACGACGCCGACGCCGCCTACGCCCAGACGATGCCGGCGACCGAGGAACTGACCGTCGAGAACGGGACGAAGGCCGCGCTCGCGGAGGACGGCGTCCCCCTCGAACGGTTCTGGACGCACACGCTGTACCACGTCAACGACCTCCCGACCCCCGTAGACGACATCGCGGACACGTACACGCCGTGGCGCAAGGAGGTGGAGAACGGCGCCGAGGTGCGCGAGACATTCGAGACGCCCCCGAGCGTCCCGACCCCGGAGTTCGACCCCGGCGACCTCCCGTCGCTCGACGACCTCGGCATCGAGGGACGCGACGTGGACGACCGCGCGGCCATCGACTTCCGTGGCGGCGAGTCGGCGGGTCGCGAGCGGCTCCAGGCGTACGTCTGGGAGGCGGACCGCCTGCGACGGTACAAGGAGACGCGCAACGGCCTGCTCGGCCCGGACTTCTCCTCGAAGCTCTCCGCGTGGCTCTCGCAGGGCTGTCTCTCGCCGCGGTACGTGAGCGAGGAGGTGGACCGCTACGAGGCCGAGCGCGTCGCCAACGACTCGACGTACTGGCTCGTCTTCGAACTCCTGTGGCGCGACTTCTTCCAGTTCCAGTTCATCAAACACGGCGGCGACTTCTTCGGCGAGCAGGGCATCCGCGGGAGCGCCGCGGGCAAGGAGTGGCGGCGCGACGGGGCCGCCTTCGAGCGATGGGCCGCGGGCGAGACGGGCGTCCCGTTCGTGGACGCGAACATGCGGGAACTGAACGAGACCGGGTACATGAGCAATCGGGGCCGACAGAACGTCGCCTCGTTCCTCGCGGACGTGCTCGGCATCGACTGGCGGCGGGGGGCCGCGTACTTCGAGTCGCGGCTCACGGACTACGACGTCTGCTCGAACTGGGGGAACTGGGCGTACCAGGCGGGCGTCGGCAACGACTCGCGGGACAACTACTTCAACGTCCTCTCGCAGGCCGAGCGGTACGACTCGAACGCGGAGTACGTGACCCACTGGCTCCCGGAACTCGACGGCCTCCCGCCGGAGTTCGCCCACCGGCCGTGGCGGATGGACGAGGGGACGCAAGCGGAGTACGGCGTCCAGCTCGGGCTCGACTACCCCGCGCCGATGCTCGACGTGGAGGAGTGGTACCGGATGCACTGA
- a CDS encoding AMP-dependent synthetase/ligase — translation MISTDTEWFRAEASHEDEVIGESVLPRMFLDSVDRNGSLDAQWFKSGVYDRSLAPDVVPEPPAGEWGSITYDEMGDIVRRLATGFRELGVEHGDRVGIYADTRMEWAQSDLALLTAGATVTTVYTESSAEQVEYLLDDPGATGVVCENGELLDTVASVEDDLDLGFVVVIDEYEGYEDRDDVYTLADVYDLGADAYDADAVDEWVDAIDPADLASLIYTSGTTGRPKGVQLTHANFRSNVNQVRRRFGPRPDRGPDVPTLDTDSRVLSFLPLAHVYERTSGHFVMFASGVTVAYAESTDTVAEDIEAVGPTSANSVPRVYERIFASMREQASGSSVSESIFEWAVGVAREWSRTERPGAVLRAKHAVADRLVYSTVKESMGGNIEMFTSGGGSLSQRLAELFEGMGLPIHEGYGLTETSPVATTNPPEDLRPGTLGPLMVGMEGKLDASVVSADQMEKATGDIGELLLRGPNVTDGYWNRPDATESSFTEADDGGDPWFRTGDIIEATDDGYLVYHDRLKQVLVLDTGKNVAPGPIEDEFATSERIAQAMVLGDNEKFISALFVPDMEAMARWAERNDLDLPDDPEELATDERVVEWIREEVDAVNADLAKHERIKEFRVVGTEWTPDNDLLTPSMKIKRRNVLDRYEHKVEEIYGRDDE, via the coding sequence ATGATTTCCACAGATACGGAGTGGTTCCGCGCGGAGGCGAGCCACGAGGACGAGGTCATCGGGGAGTCGGTACTGCCGCGGATGTTCCTCGACAGCGTCGACCGGAACGGCTCGCTCGACGCCCAGTGGTTCAAGAGCGGCGTGTACGACCGTTCGCTCGCCCCCGACGTCGTTCCGGAACCGCCGGCCGGCGAGTGGGGCTCCATCACCTACGACGAGATGGGCGACATCGTCCGACGGCTGGCGACCGGTTTCCGCGAACTCGGCGTCGAGCACGGCGACCGCGTCGGCATCTACGCCGACACGCGAATGGAGTGGGCCCAGTCCGACCTCGCGCTCCTGACCGCGGGCGCGACCGTCACGACGGTGTACACCGAGTCGTCGGCGGAGCAGGTCGAGTACCTCCTCGACGACCCCGGCGCGACCGGCGTCGTCTGCGAGAACGGGGAACTGCTCGACACCGTGGCCTCCGTCGAGGACGACCTCGACCTCGGGTTCGTCGTCGTCATCGACGAGTACGAGGGGTACGAGGACCGCGACGACGTGTACACGCTCGCCGACGTGTACGACCTCGGCGCCGACGCCTACGACGCCGACGCCGTCGACGAGTGGGTCGACGCCATCGACCCCGCCGACCTCGCCTCGCTCATTTACACGTCCGGGACGACGGGCCGCCCCAAGGGCGTCCAGCTCACGCACGCGAACTTCCGCTCGAACGTGAACCAGGTACGCCGCCGCTTCGGCCCCCGCCCGGACCGCGGCCCCGACGTTCCCACGCTCGACACGGACTCCCGCGTGCTCTCCTTCCTCCCGCTCGCCCACGTGTACGAGCGCACCTCCGGCCACTTCGTGATGTTCGCGTCCGGCGTCACCGTCGCGTACGCCGAGTCGACCGACACCGTCGCGGAGGACATCGAGGCGGTCGGCCCCACCTCCGCGAACTCCGTCCCGCGGGTGTACGAGCGCATCTTCGCGTCGATGCGCGAGCAGGCCAGCGGCTCCTCGGTGAGCGAGTCCATCTTCGAGTGGGCCGTCGGCGTCGCCCGCGAGTGGTCGCGCACGGAGCGCCCGGGGGCCGTCCTGCGCGCGAAGCACGCCGTCGCCGACCGCCTCGTCTACTCCACCGTGAAGGAGTCGATGGGCGGCAACATCGAGATGTTCACCTCGGGCGGCGGCTCGCTCTCCCAGCGGCTCGCGGAGCTGTTCGAGGGGATGGGCCTCCCCATCCACGAGGGGTACGGCCTCACGGAGACCTCGCCGGTCGCCACGACGAACCCGCCGGAGGACCTCCGCCCCGGCACGCTCGGCCCGCTGATGGTCGGCATGGAGGGGAAGCTCGACGCGAGCGTCGTCTCGGCCGACCAGATGGAGAAGGCGACCGGCGACATCGGCGAACTCCTGCTCCGCGGCCCGAACGTCACCGACGGCTACTGGAACCGGCCGGACGCGACGGAGAGTTCGTTCACCGAGGCCGACGACGGCGGCGACCCGTGGTTCCGCACGGGCGACATCATCGAGGCGACGGACGACGGCTACCTCGTCTACCACGACCGCCTCAAGCAGGTGCTCGTGCTCGACACCGGGAAGAACGTCGCGCCCGGCCCCATCGAGGACGAGTTCGCCACCAGCGAGCGCATCGCGCAGGCGATGGTGCTCGGCGACAACGAGAAGTTCATCTCGGCGCTGTTCGTCCCCGACATGGAGGCGATGGCCCGGTGGGCCGAGCGCAACGACCTCGACCTGCCCGACGACCCCGAGGAACTGGCAACCGACGAGCGCGTCGTCGAGTGGATACGCGAGGAGGTGGACGCGGTCAACGCCGACCTCGCCAAGCACGAGCGCATCAAGGAGTTCCGCGTCGTCGGCACGGAGTGGACGCCGGACAACGACCTGCTCACCCCGTCGATGAAGATCAAGCGCCGGAACGTCCTCGACCGCTACGAGCACAAGGTCGAGGAGATATACGGCCGCGACGACGAGTAG
- a CDS encoding Hsp20/alpha crystallin family protein: MADRRYPFDVFDEMDRMMESMRRSMYEGVDDVRSWGARSGAHLSVDRDGDHYVVLADLPGFEKEEIDLRFHDGMLHLAASHEVSESDEHGALSRSRRVNESVRVPGEVVEDGIEATYRNGVLEVRLPALDDEAEDDSRRIDID, from the coding sequence ATGGCTGACCGACGATACCCCTTCGACGTGTTCGACGAGATGGACCGAATGATGGAGAGCATGCGACGCTCGATGTACGAGGGTGTCGACGACGTCCGGTCGTGGGGCGCGCGCTCCGGCGCGCACCTCAGCGTGGACCGCGACGGCGACCACTACGTCGTCCTCGCGGACCTGCCGGGCTTCGAGAAGGAGGAGATAGACCTCCGCTTCCACGACGGGATGCTCCACCTCGCCGCGAGCCACGAGGTCTCCGAGTCGGACGAACACGGTGCGCTCTCCCGCTCGCGCCGCGTGAACGAGTCCGTCCGCGTCCCCGGCGAGGTCGTCGAGGACGGCATCGAGGCCACCTACCGCAACGGCGTCCTCGAAGTGCGCCTCCCGGCGCTCGACGACGAGGCCGAGGACGACAGCCGCCGTATCGACATCGACTGA
- a CDS encoding MFS transporter — translation MYLFFLAQGLTFTQIAVLEALYNLTTLLGEIPTGYLGDRLGRRNSLLAGTALISATLFAIGLAESFLALAALYVCWSMGYNFRSGSEDAWLYDTLTDDLTGDDFAGVRGRGESVALAVGAGAAVVGGYLGGIDLSYPWFVAAGVTALGVGVLLTVDESESYEESERMGLRETLTLVRDTLSRPNIAPFVVYYYVLYAAVTYLVFVFLQPIFETVVVDAGVARAQVEPLLGWFYAAYSLVGAGLSYYTGAIRERVGLRLWFLALPFVVGGALVGMYLVPLLALPTFLLVRGLSDVTRSFAGQYVNDRIETAGRATVLSAMAMVSGLAVVPFQLASGYVSDLVSPLFALAVAGGALLVGAALLIAWRGPVAADAGSATS, via the coding sequence ATGTACCTCTTCTTCCTCGCGCAGGGGCTGACGTTCACCCAGATAGCGGTGCTGGAGGCGCTGTACAACCTCACGACCCTGCTGGGCGAGATACCGACCGGCTACCTCGGCGACCGGCTGGGCCGGCGCAACAGCCTACTCGCCGGCACCGCGCTCATCTCCGCGACCCTGTTCGCCATCGGGCTCGCGGAGTCGTTTCTCGCGCTCGCGGCCCTCTACGTCTGCTGGTCGATGGGGTACAACTTCCGCTCGGGGAGCGAGGACGCGTGGCTCTACGACACGCTGACCGACGACCTGACCGGCGACGACTTCGCGGGCGTACGGGGCCGCGGGGAGTCCGTCGCGCTCGCCGTCGGGGCCGGCGCGGCCGTCGTCGGGGGGTACCTCGGCGGCATCGACCTCTCGTACCCGTGGTTCGTCGCGGCGGGGGTGACCGCGCTCGGCGTCGGCGTCCTGCTCACGGTCGACGAGTCGGAGAGCTACGAGGAGTCGGAACGCATGGGCCTGCGCGAGACGCTCACGCTCGTCCGCGACACGCTCTCGCGCCCGAACATCGCGCCGTTCGTCGTCTACTACTACGTGCTGTACGCGGCCGTCACGTACCTCGTGTTCGTCTTCCTGCAGCCGATATTCGAGACGGTGGTCGTGGACGCCGGCGTCGCCCGCGCACAGGTCGAGCCCCTGCTCGGGTGGTTCTACGCGGCGTACAGCCTCGTCGGCGCGGGGCTGAGCTACTACACCGGGGCCATCCGCGAGCGGGTCGGCCTGCGGCTGTGGTTCCTCGCGCTCCCGTTCGTCGTCGGCGGGGCCCTCGTCGGGATGTACCTCGTCCCGCTGCTCGCGCTCCCGACGTTCCTGCTCGTGCGCGGGCTCTCGGACGTGACGCGCTCGTTCGCGGGCCAGTACGTCAACGACCGCATCGAGACCGCGGGCCGCGCGACGGTGCTGTCGGCGATGGCGATGGTGAGCGGCCTCGCCGTCGTCCCGTTCCAGCTGGCGAGCGGTTACGTCTCCGACCTCGTCTCCCCGCTGTTCGCGCTCGCCGTCGCGGGCGGCGCCCTCCTCGTCGGCGCGGCGCTGCTCATCGCGTGGCGGGGGCCGGTGGCCGCCGACGCCGGGTCGGCGACGAGTTAG
- a CDS encoding 3-hydroxyacyl-CoA dehydrogenase/enoyl-CoA hydratase family protein, translated as MEFEDIETVAVLGAGNMGHGIAEVAALAGYDVFLRDIKEEFVQNGYDQIVWSLDKLAEKEQISEEDAEAAEERITPVVPVEEAVADADVVIEAVPEKMEIKKDVYNEVEEHAPDRALFATNTSSLSITELSEVTERPEQFCGMHFFNPPVRMQLVEVISGKHSSEETLSAVEELAEAFGKTPVRVHKDSPGFIVNRILVPLMNEACWMVSEEDATVAEIDSTTKFDMGLPMGAFELADLTGIDVIHHVLEYLHEVLGDAYEPAPFLAETVETENYGKKSGKGFYDYEDGDGADVPTDAGSEAVTKRLAAVMANEVAHLVEKDVSNPTDIDRAVMLGAGYPDGPAKMADDIGLDKLVETLEELHEERGHPRFEVSPALREAAEAGGFHGGDDADDDAPEFTNIEVEYPGEMVGHIVLSREARMNTMNPEMLDELRAALDEFEDDDEVRAVLITGKGDRAFSAGADVTSMASSASPLDGIELSRKGQETFGAFEESPLPVVAAIDGFALGGGFELAMCCDYRLASERSELGLPEHNLGLLPGWGGTQRLQRLVGMSRAKEIILTAERFDADTMYDYDVVNEVVANDEFEERAHELAAEMAGGPPVSRALTKKAMLRGWEDVDAGLELEAQSFGHLMGTDDLMEGITAFMGDGEPEFEGK; from the coding sequence ATGGAATTCGAGGACATCGAGACCGTCGCGGTGCTCGGGGCCGGCAACATGGGTCACGGCATCGCGGAGGTCGCGGCGCTCGCGGGCTACGACGTGTTCCTGCGCGACATCAAGGAGGAGTTCGTGCAGAACGGCTACGACCAGATCGTCTGGTCGCTCGACAAGCTCGCCGAGAAGGAGCAGATAAGCGAGGAGGACGCCGAGGCGGCCGAGGAGCGCATCACGCCCGTCGTCCCGGTCGAGGAGGCCGTCGCCGACGCCGACGTGGTCATCGAGGCCGTCCCGGAGAAGATGGAGATAAAGAAGGACGTGTACAACGAGGTCGAGGAGCACGCGCCGGACCGCGCCCTATTCGCGACGAACACCTCCTCGCTGTCCATCACGGAGCTGTCGGAGGTCACGGAGCGCCCCGAGCAGTTCTGCGGGATGCACTTCTTCAACCCGCCCGTGCGGATGCAGCTGGTCGAGGTCATCTCCGGGAAGCACTCCTCCGAGGAAACGCTCTCGGCCGTCGAGGAACTCGCGGAGGCGTTCGGCAAGACGCCCGTGCGCGTCCACAAGGACTCGCCCGGCTTCATCGTCAACCGCATCCTCGTCCCGCTGATGAACGAGGCCTGCTGGATGGTGTCGGAGGAGGACGCCACCGTCGCGGAGATCGACTCCACGACGAAGTTCGACATGGGCCTCCCGATGGGCGCGTTCGAACTCGCCGACCTCACCGGCATCGACGTCATCCACCACGTCCTGGAGTACCTCCACGAGGTGCTCGGCGACGCCTACGAGCCGGCTCCGTTCCTCGCCGAGACGGTCGAGACGGAGAACTACGGCAAGAAGTCCGGCAAGGGCTTCTACGACTACGAGGACGGCGACGGGGCCGACGTTCCCACGGACGCCGGCAGCGAGGCCGTCACGAAGCGGCTCGCGGCCGTCATGGCCAACGAGGTCGCCCACCTCGTCGAGAAGGACGTCTCGAACCCGACGGATATCGACCGCGCCGTCATGCTCGGCGCGGGCTACCCGGACGGCCCCGCGAAGATGGCCGACGACATCGGCCTCGACAAGCTCGTCGAGACGCTGGAGGAGCTCCACGAGGAGCGCGGCCACCCGCGCTTCGAGGTGAGCCCCGCGCTGCGCGAGGCCGCCGAGGCAGGCGGCTTCCACGGCGGCGACGACGCCGACGACGACGCGCCCGAGTTCACCAACATCGAGGTGGAGTACCCCGGCGAGATGGTCGGCCATATCGTCCTCTCCCGGGAGGCGCGGATGAACACGATGAACCCCGAGATGCTCGACGAGCTCCGGGCCGCCCTCGACGAGTTCGAGGACGACGACGAGGTGCGCGCCGTCCTCATCACCGGCAAGGGCGACCGCGCGTTCTCCGCGGGCGCGGACGTGACCTCGATGGCCTCCTCTGCCAGCCCGCTCGACGGCATCGAGCTCTCCCGGAAGGGCCAGGAGACGTTCGGGGCGTTCGAGGAGTCGCCGCTGCCCGTCGTCGCGGCCATCGACGGCTTCGCGCTCGGCGGCGGCTTCGAACTCGCGATGTGCTGTGACTACCGGCTCGCCTCCGAGCGCTCGGAGCTCGGCCTCCCCGAGCACAACCTCGGCCTCCTGCCCGGGTGGGGCGGCACCCAGCGGCTCCAGCGGCTCGTCGGCATGTCCCGCGCGAAGGAGATCATCCTCACCGCGGAGCGGTTCGACGCCGACACCATGTACGACTACGACGTGGTGAACGAGGTCGTCGCCAACGACGAGTTCGAGGAGCGTGCCCACGAACTCGCCGCCGAGATGGCGGGCGGCCCGCCGGTCTCGCGCGCGCTCACGAAGAAGGCGATGCTGCGCGGCTGGGAGGACGTCGACGCCGGCCTCGAACTGGAGGCGCAGTCGTTCGGCCACCTGATGGGCACGGACGACCTGATGGAGGGCATCACGGCGTTCATGGGCGACGGGGAACCCGAGTTCGAGGGGAAGTAG
- a CDS encoding acyl-CoA dehydrogenase family protein — translation MDFDLSEEQRQLKNEVARFAEEEVKPVAKEYDRAEKYPFEVVDKAAEMGLLAPQIPFDYGGAGYSTLDLAVIIEELFAADPGIGLCLTSTGFGSEAIIEFGTEEQKEEYLPRIASGDAICGAAISEPDTGSDVSSVSTRAEKDGDEWVINGNKMWITNGSVGDFYVVLCKTDPDAEGRYNGFSQIIIESDRDGFEADKITGKLGIRASDTAELLFDDVRVPEENLVGTRGAGFLQQMQFFDETRTGVAAQAVGIARGAAERALEYAKQREQFGRPIGDFQAVQHKLADMHTRTEAARQLTYKSAWSVDNKEEQLTTLASMAKEFASRVAVDAANEAVQIHGGSGYVDDFDVERYYRDAKITQIYEGTTEIQKNIIARELLGKGF, via the coding sequence ATGGACTTCGATCTGTCCGAGGAACAACGACAGCTCAAGAACGAGGTGGCACGGTTCGCCGAGGAGGAGGTGAAGCCGGTCGCCAAGGAGTACGACCGCGCCGAGAAGTACCCGTTCGAGGTCGTGGACAAGGCCGCGGAGATGGGCCTGCTCGCCCCGCAGATACCCTTCGACTACGGCGGTGCGGGCTACTCGACGCTCGACCTCGCGGTCATCATCGAGGAACTGTTCGCCGCGGACCCCGGCATCGGGCTCTGTCTCACCTCCACCGGCTTCGGGAGCGAGGCCATCATCGAGTTCGGCACCGAGGAGCAGAAGGAGGAGTACCTCCCGCGCATCGCGAGCGGCGACGCCATCTGCGGCGCGGCCATCTCCGAGCCGGACACCGGCTCCGACGTCTCCTCGGTCTCGACGCGCGCCGAGAAGGACGGCGACGAGTGGGTCATCAACGGCAACAAGATGTGGATCACCAACGGCTCCGTCGGCGACTTCTACGTCGTCCTCTGTAAGACGGACCCCGACGCCGAGGGCCGCTACAACGGCTTCTCGCAGATCATCATCGAGTCCGACCGCGACGGCTTCGAGGCCGACAAGATCACGGGCAAGCTCGGCATCCGCGCCTCCGACACCGCCGAACTCCTCTTCGACGACGTGCGCGTCCCCGAGGAGAACCTCGTCGGCACGCGCGGCGCCGGCTTCCTCCAGCAGATGCAGTTCTTCGACGAGACGCGGACCGGCGTCGCGGCGCAGGCCGTCGGCATCGCCCGCGGCGCGGCCGAGCGCGCGCTGGAGTACGCGAAGCAGCGCGAGCAGTTCGGCCGCCCCATCGGCGACTTCCAGGCCGTCCAGCACAAGCTCGCGGACATGCACACCCGCACCGAGGCGGCCCGCCAGCTGACCTACAAGTCCGCGTGGTCCGTGGACAACAAGGAGGAACAGCTGACGACGCTCGCCTCGATGGCGAAGGAGTTCGCCTCCCGCGTCGCCGTCGACGCCGCGAACGAGGCCGTCCAGATCCACGGCGGCTCCGGCTACGTGGACGACTTCGACGTGGAGCGCTACTACCGCGACGCCAAGATCACCCAGATCTACGAGGGTACCACGGAGATACAGAAGAACATCATCGCGCGCGAACTGCTCGGCAAGGGCTTCTGA
- the epsC gene encoding serine O-acetyltransferase EpsC gives MFDRLRDDVRTALDTDPAATSTAEALLYPGLHAVWLHVYLCGPLWGRGHRLLARFLSQVVRFLTGVEIHPGATLGRRVFVDHGIGVVVGETAEVGDDVNMYHGVTLGGRSSERTKRHPTVESGVTLGANATLVGAITVGEGATVGAGAVVVDDVPAGATVAGNPARRVD, from the coding sequence ATGTTCGACAGACTCCGCGACGACGTCCGTACCGCGCTCGACACCGACCCCGCCGCCACCTCGACGGCCGAGGCGCTCCTGTATCCCGGCCTGCACGCCGTCTGGCTCCACGTCTACCTCTGCGGGCCGCTGTGGGGGCGCGGCCACCGACTCCTCGCGCGCTTCCTCTCGCAGGTCGTCCGCTTTCTCACCGGCGTCGAGATACACCCGGGCGCGACGCTCGGCCGCCGCGTGTTCGTCGACCACGGGATAGGCGTCGTCGTCGGGGAGACGGCCGAGGTGGGCGACGACGTGAACATGTACCACGGCGTCACGCTCGGCGGGCGGTCGAGCGAGCGCACGAAGCGCCACCCGACCGTCGAATCGGGCGTCACCCTCGGGGCGAACGCGACGCTCGTCGGGGCGATAACCGTCGGCGAGGGCGCCACAGTGGGCGCGGGCGCGGTCGTCGTCGATGACGTGCCGGCGGGCGCGACGGTCGCCGGGAACCCGGCGCGGCGCGTGGACTGA
- a CDS encoding DNA-3-methyladenine glycosylase family protein yields MDPHDRLREDPELGPLVADHGELELERADDPFARLVVAVCNQQLSQASAAAIEERLFDRFDVTPAAMLAADDEALRDVGLSGQKVGYVRNIARAFDGDLSVAALDDMTDDEVRDALTGITGVGPWTADMFLLFVLAREDVFPVGDLGIRKGMAALYGFDVEDRAGMTEHAERWAPYRSYAARYLWRADD; encoded by the coding sequence ATGGACCCGCACGACCGGCTCCGCGAGGACCCCGAACTCGGCCCGCTCGTCGCGGACCACGGCGAATTGGAACTCGAACGGGCCGACGACCCCTTCGCGCGGCTGGTCGTCGCCGTCTGTAACCAACAGCTCTCGCAGGCGTCCGCCGCGGCCATCGAGGAACGGCTGTTCGACCGCTTCGACGTGACGCCCGCGGCGATGCTGGCGGCCGACGACGAGGCCCTGCGCGACGTGGGGCTGTCCGGTCAGAAGGTCGGGTACGTCCGCAACATCGCCCGCGCGTTCGACGGCGACCTCTCGGTCGCGGCGCTCGACGACATGACCGACGACGAGGTCCGCGACGCGCTCACCGGCATCACGGGCGTCGGACCGTGGACCGCCGACATGTTCCTGCTGTTCGTCCTCGCGCGCGAGGACGTGTTCCCGGTCGGCGACCTCGGCATCCGGAAGGGGATGGCCGCGCTGTACGGCTTCGACGTGGAGGACCGCGCCGGCATGACCGAACACGCCGAGCGGTGGGCGCCGTATCGCTCGTACGCCGCCCGGTATCTCTGGCGCGCCGACGACTGA